The genomic window CCGCCCATGCCCAGGTAGAACTCCTTGACGTCTTCGTTGGTGCGCAGGTAGTCGGCCGCGCCGTCCATGACCACACGGCCGGATTCCATGATGTAGCCGTAGTCGGAGTACTTCAGCGCCATATTGGTGTTCTGCTCGGCCAGCAAAAAGGTGACCTTTTCCTTGGTGTTGAGGTCTTTGACGATCTCGAACACCTCTTCCACAATCTGCGGCGCCAGGCCCATGGAAGGCTCGTCCAGCAGCACCATGCTGGGGTTAGCCATGATGGCGCGGCCGATGGCGCACATCTGCTGTTCACCGCCCGAGGTGTAGGCGGCCTGGCTGGTGCGCCGGGTCTTGAGGCGGGGGAAGTAGGCATAGACCTTTTCCAGATTCGCCGCCACCTCGGCCTTGCTTTTGCGCGTGTAGCCGCCGGTCAGCAGGTTCTCTTCAATCGTCAGGTGGGCGAAGCAATGGCGGCCTTCCATGACCTGCACCACGCCGCGCTGCACCAGGTCGGCCGGGCTCAGGTTCTCGATGCGTTCACCGCGCAGCTCGATGCTGCCCTTGGTCACCGCGCCGCGCTCCCCCGCCAGCAGGTTGGACACGGCCCGCAGCGTGGTCGTTTTGCCCGCACCATTGCCGCCCAGGATGGCCACAATGCCGCCTTCGGGCACCTGCAGCGACACGCCTTTGAGGACAAGAATGACGTGGTTGTAGATGACCTCGATGCCATTCACGTTCAGAACAATATTCTTTGCATCACTCATGGTGGTAGTTCCAATCAAACCAAATGAAAGACCCGCTGGGCGAGCCTTTGATTTGGCGGCCCCGGAGGGCCACCGTTGTGATTAGCTCTGGCAGTCGGCTGGCGTGCGGGGTGTCAGCTTCTTGTCGGCCGCGTACTTGGCAGCCGTGCTCTTGACCAGGGGCTTAATGATTTGCTCATCACCCTGCAGCCAGTCGGACGAGAACTTCCAGCCCTTGCCGTCCCAGGTGTGGATACGGGCCCAGGAGGCGCCCATGTGGTCCACACACGAGGTGCTGATGGGGCGCATCACGCCGGCAAAGCCCAGTGCGTCCAGCTTGGGCTGGGTCAGGTTCAGGTTTTCCAGGCCCCAACGCACTTGTTCGCCGGTCATGACCTTGCCCTTGCCAAAACGCTCTTGCGCCGAGCGGATGCCTTCCACGCCCAGCATCGCGCTCATGGCACCGCGCATATAGAGCACCTGGCCCAACTCTTCCTTGGGACCGGTACCCTGGCCTTTGTCGTGCACCATGGCCAACACGTCTTTGACCAGCTTGGACTGCGGCTCGGCGCCGTGCTGCATGGTCACCGCGTTGTAGCCCTTGGCGCCGTCGGCCACGTCTTTCACGTCCGGCTCAGCACCGGCCCACCACACGCCATACATCTTCTCGCGGGGGTAACCGGTAGCCTGGGCTTCCTTGATGGCGGTGGAGTTCATCACACCCCAGCCCCACAGCAAGGTGTAGTCGGGCTTGGCCTGGCGCACCTGCAACCAGGTGGCTTTTTGCTCCACACCGGGTGCCGTCACGGGCAACAACTGCAGACTGAAACCGAGTTGGGCAGAACGCTCCTGCAACAGGGCGATAGGCTCTTTGCCAAACGGGCTGTCGTGGTAAACCAGCGCCAGCTTTTTGCCCTTGAGTTTGTCCAGGCCACCTTCTTTTTTGCCAATGGCCTGCAGAATGGCGTCGGCTGCTACCCAGTAGGTGCCGGCAATCGGGAAGTTCCATTTGAAGACTGTGCCGTCCGCGCTTTCGCTGCGGCCATAACCCACGGTCACCACCGAGATCTTGTCGACGGGTGCTTTTTCGGTGATCGCAAAGGTGGCGCCGGTGGACAGGGGCTGCACCAGGGACGCACCGCCGTTTTTGCCTTTCAGGCGTTCATAACATTCCACGCTGCGGGCCGTGTCGTAGCCGGTTTCGCATTCTTCAAAACTGATCTTGACGCCATTGATACCGCCGCGGGCATTAACCAGCTTGAGGTAGTCCACATAACCATTGGCCCATGGCACCCCATTGGGTGCGTAGGGCCCGGTGCGGTACGACAGCACCGGAATAAATTGTTCCTTGCTGGCCTGCGCGAAGGCAGTGCCGGTTGTCAGCAATGCGCCGCCAAGGGCGACCAAGCTAGCCGCGAGTGCGAGTTTGCGAAGCTTCATTTGTCTCTCTCCTAGTAATTAATGATGGAAGAAGCACGGGGGAACACGGTACGAAAAAACCAAAGTCATCAGTGTGGGAAGGGCCACAGGCGCAACTTTTGTTTGCCGATGGACCACAACTTGGCCAGGCCATGCGGCTCGACGATCAGGAACCACACAATCAGTCCGCCAAAAATCATCAGCTCGGCATGTGAGATGCCGGCCGTGGAAATCTGGATACCAAACAGTGCCGCCAGGGCTGGCAAAAACTGGTTCAGAAATATGGGCAGCAACACGATAAAACCCGCGCCAAAAAAGCTGCCCATGATGGAACCCATGCCACCAATGATGACCATGAACAACAGCCGGAACGACTGGTCCACCGAGAACGCGGCCGGCTCCCAGGCACCCAGGTAGATAAAGGCCCACAGACCACCCGCCATGCCCACGATGAAGGAGCTGACGGCAAACGCGCTGAGCTTGGCAAACATGGGGCGTATGCCGATGACCGCGGCCGCCACGTCCATGTCGCGTATGGCCATCCATTCACGGCCCACGGCACCACGCACCAGGTTCTTGGCCATGAGTGCAATCACCGACAACAGCGTCAGGCAGAAGATGTATTTGGACAGCGGGCTGGCCAGCGAAAACCCAAAAACCTGCAGGTTGGACACCGACACCGAGCCCGAGGGTGAGTAGTTGGTAAACCACTGGATGCGCAAGAACATCCAGTCCGCAAAAAACTGCGCGGCCAGCGTGGCCACCGCAAGGTACAGGCCCTTGACCCGCAAACTGGGCAACCCGAAGAGGATGCCGAACAGCATGGCGCACACGCCACCCAGCACCAGTGCCACGATCAGGGGCATGCCCTCAATGCGCACAAAGAAGTTGTAGGCCGCATAGGCACCCACCGCCATGAAGGCGCCCGAGCCCAGCGAGATCTGGCCACAGTAACCGACCAGAATATTCACGCCAATAGCAGCCAGCGAGAAGATCAGAAAGGGGATCAGGATGTTGGTAAACCAGTAGTCGCTGGCCACCGCGGGCAGCGCCACAAAGGCGACTGCCAGCAGCGCGTACAAGGCGATGCGATCCTGTGCAATCGGGAAGATCTGCTGGTCTGCCCGGTAGTTGGTTTTGAATTGGCCGTTTTCTCTGTAAAACATAAAACCTCTAATCAGTTGAGGACCGAGCAAATTTGCTGCGCAAATCTTGGTCCGTCCCGCAAGACATCACACTCGGTCAATGATCTTTTCACCGAACAGCCCTTGAGGACGTATCAGCAAGAATCCCAACGCCAACACATAGGCAAACCAGATTTCAATACCGCCGCCAACAAAAGGCCCCAGGTAAACCTCGGACAACTTCTCTCCGACGCCAATAATCAGCCCGCCTACGATGGCGCCGGGCACCGATGTGAGTCCACCCAAAATCACAACCGGCAGTGCGCGCAAGGCAACGGTGGTCAGCGAGAACTGCACACCCAGCTTGCTGCCCCAGATCATGCCGGCCACCAAGGCCACCACACCGGCCACACACCACACAATGACCCAGATGCGGTTCAGCGGGATACCAATGGATTGGGCCGCCTGGTGGTCGTCGGCCACAGCGCGCAGTGCGCGGCCCGTAGCGGTCTTCTGGAAAAACACGCTCAGCAGTGCCACCAGTACAGCGGCAATCAGCGCGGCGTAGAGGTCTTCCTTGTTGATCAGGATGCCGCCCTCAAAGGTGCTCTCAAAAATCATCACCGGGTCTTTGGGCATGCCGATGTCGATCTTGTAAATGTTGCTGCCAAAAATCGTCTGGCCCAGACCTTCCAGGAAATAGGTGATGCCCAGCGTGGCCATCAGCAGCGTGGTGCCTTCCTGGTTGACCAGGTGGCGCAGCACCAGTCGCTCAATCAGCCAGGCCACAACAAACATCACGATACCCGCACCGATGAAGCCCAACACATTGGCTGCCACCGGGTTGTCAATGCCCAGGTGTATCGGAATCCACTCCGCAAAACGCGCCATCGCCAGTGCCGCAAACAGCACCATCGCGCCCTGCGCAAAGTTGAACACGCCGGATGCCTTGTAGATCAGCACAAAGCCCAAGGCCACCAGCGAATACAGCATGCCGGCCATCAGGCCGCCGAGTAAAGTTTCAAGGAAAAAAGCCATATCAGTATTCCTTAGTGCGAGGTGCCGAGATAGGCGCTGATCACATCCGGGTTGTTGCGCACTTCGTCCGGCGTGCCGTCACCGATCTTCTTACCGTAGTCCAACACCACCACGCGGTCGCTGATGTCCATGACCACACCCATGTCGTGTTCGATCAGGACCACGGTGGTGCCGAACTCGTCATTCACGTCCAGCACAAAGCGGCACATGTCCTGCTTTTCTTCTACGTTCATGCCGGCCATGGGTTCGTCCAGCAGCAGCACTTGGGGCTCCATGGCCAGCGCACGACCCAGGTCGACCCGCTTTTGCAGGCCGTAGGGAAGCTGGCCCACGGGTGTCTTGCGATAGGCCTGGATTTCCAGGAAGTCGATGATGCGTTCCACCGCCTCGCGGTGCATAATTTCCTCCCGCTCGGCCGGGCCCCAGCGCAGGGCCTGCAGCAGGATATTGCTTTTGATCTTGAGGTTGCGGCCGGACATGATGTTGTCCAACACACTCATGCCCTTGAACAACGCCAGGTTCTGGAAGGTGCGTGCCACGCCCATCACCGCCACCTGGTGGCTGTTCATGTGTTTGAAGGTCTGGCCGCGGAAGGCAATCGATCCCTGCTGCGGTGTGTAGACACCGTTGATGCAGTTCAGCATCGAGCTCTTGCCCGCACCATTGGGGCCAATGATGGCGCGGATCTCGTGTTCCTTGACGTTGAACGAGATGTCGGTCAACGCCTTAACGCCGCCAAAACTCAGGCTGATGTTCTTGACGTCGAGGATGACGTCACCGATCTTTTTCGTACTCATGCTGCCGCCTTCACGGGTGCAAAGGTCTTGGTGTCTTCAATCCGCAGCGTGGCACTGACCTTGCCGGTGCGACCGTCTTCGAACTTGACCTGGGTTTCAATAAATTGCGATGTCTTGCCGCCGTACAAGGCATCAATCAACACGTCATACCGCTCGGCGATAAAACCGCGGCGGACTTTGTTGGTGCGGGTCAGCTCGCCGTCGTCAGCATCCAGCTCTTTGTGCAGCACCAGGAAACGGCTGACCTGGCTGCCGGCCAACAGGGCGTCCACGCTCAGGTCGGCATTGACCTTTTCCACACATTCCTTGATCAGCTGATAGACCTCGGGCTTTTGCGCCAGGTCGGTGTAACCCGCATACGGCAGGTTGCGCCGCTCGGCCCAGTTGCCCACCGCATCGAAATCGATGTTGATCATCACGCAGACCTGGTCGCGGCCGTCGCCATAGGCCACAACCTCCTTGATGTGTTGGAAGAACTTGAGCTTGTTCTCCACATACTTGGGCGCAAACATGGCGCCGTCGTTGGCACCACCTTTGATGCGGCCCACGTCTTTCACGCGGTCAATAATTTTTAGGTGGCCATTGGCGTCGATAAACCCGGCATCGCTGGAGTGGTACCAGCCTTCCGCCGTCAACACCTCAGCCGTGGCTGCGGGGTTTTTGTAATACGCGCGGAACAGGCCGGGGGACTTGATCAAAATCTCGCCGTTGTCGGCCACCTTGATCTCCACACCATCGCAGGGCACACCCACCGTGTCGGCGCGGGCTTCGTGGTCGGGCTGCAGGCATACAAAGACGGCGGTCTCGGTGGAGCCATACAACTGCTTCAGGTTGATGCCGATGGAGCGGAAGAAACTGAACAGATCCGGACCAATCGCCTCCCCCGCCGTATAGGCCACCCGCACACGGCTCAGGCCCAGTGTGTTGCGCAGCGGGCCGTAGACAAACACGCTGCCCAGCGCGTACAACAGCCGGTCAACAAATGAAACTGCTTTGCCGTCCATCAGATTCGGGCCAACGCGTTTGGCGACCGACATGAAGTAATGGAACATGCCGCGCTTGATGGCACCGGCGTCTTCCATACGGATCATCACGCTGGTCAGCAGGCCTTCAAAAATGCGGGGCGGCGCGAAGTAATAGGTAGGGCCAATCTCTTTCAGATCGATGGTGACCGTGGCCGATGACTCTGGGCAGTTGACGACATACCCGCAGGCCAGCCACTGGGCATAGGAAAAAATGTTCTGCCCGATCCAGGCCGGTGGCAGGTAGGCCAGCACCTCTTCATCACCCGTCAGCTTGTCAAAGTTTGCGCCCACACGCGCCCGGTCCAGCAGCGAGTTGTGGGTGTGCACCACACCCTTGGGGTTGCCCGTGGTGCCGGACGTGAAAAACATGGCGCCCACATCGTCGGGCTTGGCCTGGTCTACCTCGGCAGCAAAGAAGTTGGGGTGCAGCGTATTAAAAGCCTTGCCTGCGACCTGCAGCTCGTCCAGCGAGGCCAGGCACGGCTCTTCGTAGTTGCGCAGGCCACGGGGGTCGTCAAAATATATGCGCTCCAGCAGGGGGCAGCTTTCGCGTACCTCCATCAATTTGTCGACCTGTTCCTGGTCTTCGGCAAATGCGAAGCGCACTTCGGCATTGTTGATGGGGAACACACACTCGGCAGCGGCGGCATCCTGGTACAGCGGCACGGGGATGGCACCCAGGGACTGCACGGCCAGCATGGTGGCATACAGACGCGGCCGGTTGGCCCCGACCACCACCATGTGTTCGCCGCGGCGCAGACCAGCCTGGTGCAAACCGGCAGCCAGTTGCTGCACCATGGTCAACAGCTCCGACCAGGTCAGCGCCTGCCAGATGCCGTATTCCTTCTCACGCATGGCAGGCGCATTTGGGCGCTCACTGGCGTGTTTTTGAAGTAGCCGCGGAAAAGTCGTTTGCATGCCAAATCCTTGTCTGTCTGTCACCTCTGTCCAGCCCCGATGTTTTGCAACAACAGGTCTGTGTATGGGCCGAATATTAGTCCCGCATTTGACGCCAAGTTGTCGTTTGGACGACAATTCAGGTGTTTCTGGGTAGGTGTTTTCCCTTCACTTATCGCCAACTTACAAAAGCCCGCATGTCCGCCGACCCATCCCTTTTCCAACGCCGCCGCGCCCTCACCGCCGCCGAGTTGGACGCCATTCCGTGGATCCATTTGTTGTCTGCGCAAGAGCGGCAGCGCGCCACCGAAGACCTGAAGATTGCCGATGCCGACCCCGGCGAATACATCTGCCGCATCGGCCGCCCGGTGACCTACTGGTTTGGTGTGGTGGACGGTTTGCTGAAGATGAGCAGCGACAACGCCGAGGGCCAGACAATGACCTTCACCGGTGTGCCACCCGGCGGCTGGTTTGGCGAGGGCACGGCCATGAAACGCGAGACCTACCGCTACAACATCCAGCCCCTGCGCAAGAGCCGCGTGGCCGGCCTGCATGTGGACACCTTCCACTGGCTGCTGGACCACTCCATCGGCTTCAACCGCTTTGTGATGAACCAGCTGAACGAACGCCTGGGCCAGTTCATTGCCGCGCGCGAGATCGACCGCATGACCAACCCCGACATTCGTGTGGCGCGCAGCCTGGCGTCGCTGTTCAACCCCGTGCTGTACCCCGGCGTGGGTGAGGTGCTGCGCATCACGCAGCAGGAGCTGGCGTATCTGGTGGGCCTGTCGCGCCAGCGGGTGAACGAGGCATTAACCGCGCTGGCGGCGCAGGGGGCGATCAAGGTGGAATACGGGGGGCTACGGGTGATGGACTTGCAGGCCTTGCGCAGCCAGATGACTTTTAGGTGAATCGGGCTGCAGCCCCCGTGGAATATGAGGGTTGCGCTATCTTTTTTCATTCAACTGGCGCGCGCTGTGGCGGCCAGGCTTACCTACAGCGAGTAGCTGGCGTACAACTCGACGTGGTGGTAGGCCAGGGCTCGTCCAACAACGGGGTTAGATCGTGGCTTCGCACGATCTAACCTGACTCGTTAGGTCTGGCTGATAAACAGCGTGACAGTTACTTCTTGCTGCAGTTCCCGCTTTTCGCAAGTTCAAGACCCGCAATCTCTTTCTTGCCATCTTCTTCACTGACGAGCTCGACGCCTGCGCCACCCACCAGCAGACCCATCTTCATAAACTGACGAACAAAATAGTTAACGCCCGACTTGACCTTGATCACCAGATCATTCGGCGAAAATTCAGACTCGGTCGAAACCTTGTGCTCAACGTCTCCTTTGACTTCCTTGACGAAGAAAACATTCGGCGCAGATTCACCAATGCACTCACCGTTGATCCAAATGTCCTTCTTCAAGGCGCCACCAAAACTTCCAGAGCGAAACACATAGATTTGGGCGTTGCCTTCACTCGGAGGTCCAAAGCGCTTTGCGGCACTAGAGGCATCCTTGGATTCCATTGAAACGGAAGCGCAGCCTGTCATGACAACAGTGGCGAGCAAGACGAGAGGGACGCGAAAGTTCAAACTATTTCTCCAGGTAAATTCGATGGTGTTACAGCTCAGCCGACATTGGCAAAGCCCACGATGCTATCACTCCACCAGTGGCTGGCCTCGAAGCTGACGACTCCGGATTAGTGAAGTACACGCATACAGGTTTTCACCCTTGGCAGGCTGCCGTCAAAAATGATGGCCCCGCTGTAAGCAGTGAACAACCAATGGGTATGCTGCGAGAATTGCGGTCGTGCTGGATCGCCAGCATGGTGATGTCGCATCCTTGCCCCGGCGTGGGTGAGGCGCTACGTGTCACTCAACAGAAGCTAGCCTACATGGTGAGCCTGTCGCGCCAGCGGGTGAATGCGCCGCTGGCAGCGCAGGGGGCGATCAAGGTGGAATATTTGGGACTGCGGGTGACGGATTTGCAGGCGCTGCGCCAGTCAAGTAGCTTTTAAGTAGATAGGGCTGTAGCCCCCGTTAAATATGAAGATAACGCTGCTATTTTTAAATCAACTTCTGGTATCTGGCCTTCTTTTTCTAGCCACGCCTGCTTCGGCGGCACGGTGTAGCAACGAAATCGCACGTGGCATCGACGATTCAGAGACGGATTACTACGATGCCAAGCGGGCCGCGTGCTTGGTCAAAGAATCCAAGGCGCTGAAAGCCAGTGTTTTTGGAGTGACGTCGCACAGGCCTGATCGCGCTTGGAAGCTAACCCATGCACTGCTCTGCGGTAAGGGGGCAGATGCTGAAGCAACCATCCGCCCTCGTATCTTGAATCCAATCAAGCACTTGGTCGTCGGCTACGACCAAGAAAAGGACACTGTGACGCGTGAATACCGAACCGCCCGCGACTTGATGACAAGAGGTTGCGCGTTTACCCCAGACGCGGAAGCCCTGTCTGGTTCGGTCCTCAAAATTAGCTACATTCCATACAGCCCCCATGCTTATTGCGGCGCCGCCTTCATTCTGGAGTTCAGAAAAGGCGACTGGCTGATCACAGAAACCCAAGGCGCCTGCGACTGATCGCTGAAATGCATGCAAAGGTGCACCGCTTTGGTCTACTCACCCTCAATAGACAAATGGCTGACTACCCACTCCACCAAAACTCCCGCGTCATCATTGCCCTCGATTTCGACTCCGCATCACAAGCAATGGCGCTGGTGGACCGGCTGG from Rhodoferax sp. AJA081-3 includes these protein-coding regions:
- a CDS encoding DUF2846 domain-containing protein; the protein is MNFRVPLVLLATVVMTGCASVSMESKDASSAAKRFGPPSEGNAQIYVFRSGSFGGALKKDIWINGECIGESAPNVFFVKEVKGDVEHKVSTESEFSPNDLVIKVKSGVNYFVRQFMKMGLLVGGAGVELVSEEDGKKEIAGLELAKSGNCSKK
- a CDS encoding Crp/Fnr family transcriptional regulator, whose protein sequence is MSADPSLFQRRRALTAAELDAIPWIHLLSAQERQRATEDLKIADADPGEYICRIGRPVTYWFGVVDGLLKMSSDNAEGQTMTFTGVPPGGWFGEGTAMKRETYRYNIQPLRKSRVAGLHVDTFHWLLDHSIGFNRFVMNQLNERLGQFIAAREIDRMTNPDIRVARSLASLFNPVLYPGVGEVLRITQQELAYLVGLSRQRVNEALTALAAQGAIKVEYGGLRVMDLQALRSQMTFR
- a CDS encoding ABC transporter ATP-binding protein yields the protein MSTKKIGDVILDVKNISLSFGGVKALTDISFNVKEHEIRAIIGPNGAGKSSMLNCINGVYTPQQGSIAFRGQTFKHMNSHQVAVMGVARTFQNLALFKGMSVLDNIMSGRNLKIKSNILLQALRWGPAEREEIMHREAVERIIDFLEIQAYRKTPVGQLPYGLQKRVDLGRALAMEPQVLLLDEPMAGMNVEEKQDMCRFVLDVNDEFGTTVVLIEHDMGVVMDISDRVVVLDYGKKIGDGTPDEVRNNPDVISAYLGTSH
- a CDS encoding branched-chain amino acid ABC transporter permease gives rise to the protein MAFFLETLLGGLMAGMLYSLVALGFVLIYKASGVFNFAQGAMVLFAALAMARFAEWIPIHLGIDNPVAANVLGFIGAGIVMFVVAWLIERLVLRHLVNQEGTTLLMATLGITYFLEGLGQTIFGSNIYKIDIGMPKDPVMIFESTFEGGILINKEDLYAALIAAVLVALLSVFFQKTATGRALRAVADDHQAAQSIGIPLNRIWVIVWCVAGVVALVAGMIWGSKLGVQFSLTTVALRALPVVILGGLTSVPGAIVGGLIIGVGEKLSEVYLGPFVGGGIEIWFAYVLALGFLLIRPQGLFGEKIIDRV
- a CDS encoding ABC transporter ATP-binding protein, with the translated sequence MSDAKNIVLNVNGIEVIYNHVILVLKGVSLQVPEGGIVAILGGNGAGKTTTLRAVSNLLAGERGAVTKGSIELRGERIENLSPADLVQRGVVQVMEGRHCFAHLTIEENLLTGGYTRKSKAEVAANLEKVYAYFPRLKTRRTSQAAYTSGGEQQMCAIGRAIMANPSMVLLDEPSMGLAPQIVEEVFEIVKDLNTKEKVTFLLAEQNTNMALKYSDYGYIMESGRVVMDGAADYLRTNEDVKEFYLGMGGGERKSFKDVKSYKRRKRWLA
- a CDS encoding ABC transporter substrate-binding protein, whose protein sequence is MKLRKLALAASLVALGGALLTTGTAFAQASKEQFIPVLSYRTGPYAPNGVPWANGYVDYLKLVNARGGINGVKISFEECETGYDTARSVECYERLKGKNGGASLVQPLSTGATFAITEKAPVDKISVVTVGYGRSESADGTVFKWNFPIAGTYWVAADAILQAIGKKEGGLDKLKGKKLALVYHDSPFGKEPIALLQERSAQLGFSLQLLPVTAPGVEQKATWLQVRQAKPDYTLLWGWGVMNSTAIKEAQATGYPREKMYGVWWAGAEPDVKDVADGAKGYNAVTMQHGAEPQSKLVKDVLAMVHDKGQGTGPKEELGQVLYMRGAMSAMLGVEGIRSAQERFGKGKVMTGEQVRWGLENLNLTQPKLDALGFAGVMRPISTSCVDHMGASWARIHTWDGKGWKFSSDWLQGDEQIIKPLVKSTAAKYAADKKLTPRTPADCQS
- a CDS encoding branched-chain amino acid ABC transporter permease, whose amino-acid sequence is MFYRENGQFKTNYRADQQIFPIAQDRIALYALLAVAFVALPAVASDYWFTNILIPFLIFSLAAIGVNILVGYCGQISLGSGAFMAVGAYAAYNFFVRIEGMPLIVALVLGGVCAMLFGILFGLPSLRVKGLYLAVATLAAQFFADWMFLRIQWFTNYSPSGSVSVSNLQVFGFSLASPLSKYIFCLTLLSVIALMAKNLVRGAVGREWMAIRDMDVAAAVIGIRPMFAKLSAFAVSSFIVGMAGGLWAFIYLGAWEPAAFSVDQSFRLLFMVIIGGMGSIMGSFFGAGFIVLLPIFLNQFLPALAALFGIQISTAGISHAELMIFGGLIVWFLIVEPHGLAKLWSIGKQKLRLWPFPH
- a CDS encoding long-chain fatty acid--CoA ligase, with amino-acid sequence MQTTFPRLLQKHASERPNAPAMREKEYGIWQALTWSELLTMVQQLAAGLHQAGLRRGEHMVVVGANRPRLYATMLAVQSLGAIPVPLYQDAAAAECVFPINNAEVRFAFAEDQEQVDKLMEVRESCPLLERIYFDDPRGLRNYEEPCLASLDELQVAGKAFNTLHPNFFAAEVDQAKPDDVGAMFFTSGTTGNPKGVVHTHNSLLDRARVGANFDKLTGDEEVLAYLPPAWIGQNIFSYAQWLACGYVVNCPESSATVTIDLKEIGPTYYFAPPRIFEGLLTSVMIRMEDAGAIKRGMFHYFMSVAKRVGPNLMDGKAVSFVDRLLYALGSVFVYGPLRNTLGLSRVRVAYTAGEAIGPDLFSFFRSIGINLKQLYGSTETAVFVCLQPDHEARADTVGVPCDGVEIKVADNGEILIKSPGLFRAYYKNPAATAEVLTAEGWYHSSDAGFIDANGHLKIIDRVKDVGRIKGGANDGAMFAPKYVENKLKFFQHIKEVVAYGDGRDQVCVMINIDFDAVGNWAERRNLPYAGYTDLAQKPEVYQLIKECVEKVNADLSVDALLAGSQVSRFLVLHKELDADDGELTRTNKVRRGFIAERYDVLIDALYGGKTSQFIETQVKFEDGRTGKVSATLRIEDTKTFAPVKAAA